One segment of Nostoc piscinale CENA21 DNA contains the following:
- a CDS encoding YggT family protein has protein sequence MTGVNLTVWTLGPLLGLMTFLFIFRIVLTWYPQADLNKLPFNLIAWPTEPFLVPLRKLVPPIGGVDITPIIWVGIFSLLREILLGQQGLITMMSHVS, from the coding sequence ATGACTGGTGTTAACTTGACCGTTTGGACTCTTGGCCCCCTGTTGGGACTGATGACATTTCTGTTTATTTTCCGCATTGTTCTGACTTGGTATCCCCAAGCCGACTTAAATAAGTTACCCTTCAATCTCATAGCTTGGCCGACTGAGCCATTTTTAGTACCTTTACGTAAGCTAGTACCACCAATAGGCGGGGTGGACATTACCCCAATTATTTGGGTAGGGATTTTCAGCTTGCTGCGGGAAATTCTCTTAGGTCAGCAAGGATTAATTACAATGATGTCTCATGTCAGCTAG
- the psbX gene encoding photosystem II reaction center X protein: protein MTPSLANFLWSLAWGTAIVVIPTTVGLIFISQKDKIQRS from the coding sequence ATGACACCATCTTTAGCAAATTTTCTTTGGAGTCTGGCTTGGGGTACTGCGATCGTTGTTATCCCTACTACTGTTGGGCTAATCTTCATTAGCCAAAAAGATAAAATCCAACGTTCTTAA